The nucleotide window gctgtggctgcccctggatccttgggagtgtccaaggccaggctggatccaCCTGGAGCAGTTGGAttttggagcagctcctggtttgGTGTTCAGGAATGGGGTTGAAGTTCCAAACCTGATCCATGGGCTCGTCCTGCCCGTCCTCAAGGGTTAAATCCCACTGAGGGAttttcctgaattcctgctcctcctgaatCGCTGGATAGGGAATATTTGGAGAGGACAGTTCTGAAAATGTCCATCCTGTTCAGGTTCACGCTGGATCTTCATTAGGGTGGCACTAATTAGATGGGTTTGGGGCTCCCTGGGTCCTCTTTGGCCCCACCACTGCGGGTTTGGGATCTGCAATTCCCAGGATTCGGCTGCTCCAGGGGATGGGACAATTCTGTGTCCAGTCACCGTGTCTGGGGACgtggcactgtccccaaaaccatcccagtgGTCAGCACAGAGTGACCAATGGGgtcagtgggatggggacaccagtGGTCAGCACAGAGTGACCAGTGtggtcactgggatggggacacagcactggggtcagtgggatggggacaccagtCCTGGGGACAGGCGTTGttccccaaaccatcccagtggTCAGCACGGAGTGACAGTGGGgtcagtgacacagtgacaccgCTCTGGTGTTGGTGGCATGGGGACACCAACCATGGAGacccagctctgttcccaaaaccatcccagtgGTCAGCATGGAGTGACCAgtggggtcactgggatggggacacaggtcTGGGGTCAGTGGGTGGGGACACAGTTCTGGGGacccagctctgttcccaaaccagtccctgtgctgtggtcAGCACAGAGTGACCAATGGGGTCAgtggcctggggacaccagccctggggtcagcaggacagggacaccagctCTGGAGTCAGTGGCATGGGTGACACCATCCCTGGGGACCCGGCTGTGCCCGGTGGCAGTGAGTGCCTCGATGTCCCCGTGCGGGTGTCGCGGATGTCCCCGAGGGGAGTGGCGGGCCGGCAgtgcccggcggcggcgggaggcgatgtccccgcggtgtccccacagtgtcgatgtccccacggtgtccccgcggtgtccccggtgtcccccggtTCCCGCCCTGGGGCTCCTTTGTGCGGTGTCACCGCGGGCCCGGCGCGTCCCCAAGGAGCCGCCGGTGACACCGGGACGATCCCGGCACCGCCGGCCCCGCGGCTCGGGGTCCCTCCCGCCCTTCCCCGCCGCGCTCTAACCCGAGTGTCTTCCCACCCGTGTCCTTCCCTCaccccgtgtccgtctgtccgtccctcccgcctctctctgtctctctctctgcctctcctgcccctctgctctgccagggagggagggagggagggaaggagggggattTAGGGGGTCTGCGGTGGGCAGGGGCGGGTTTGGGGTGCGGGGATCCCGCGGGGCTCAGCCTGGGTTCCCTCCTGATCCCGGCCAGGGGTGCGGGTGTCCCCGGCTGGGTCTGTCCCCAGCAGTCCAGGGCCACCAGAAGCCaccctgtcccctcaggtgtcacCCTGCACCCCGGCCAGGGAAGGGTTTGCAGTCggggatgggaatttggggttgagGAGaacccagcctgtccctgtcagCATTCCCGGGAAAAGCAGCGCAGGGAGAGCCGAGCACGGCACGGAGGGGGTCagaccccatccctggggtcCCATTCCTGGGGTGCCATCCATgggttcccagccctgggctcctgtccccagctccattccagGGGTCCCATTCCAGGAACAGGAGCCTGGGCTCGTTGGGGGTCCCATCCCTGGGGTCCCATGCCTGAGATCctgtccctggctcctgtcccaaatcccattcctgGGATCCCATTCCTGGAGTCCCATTCATAGGGATGAATCCCCAGGCTCCCAACCCTAGGATTCcatccatgggatcccattCCTGGGGTCCCATtccagggacaggagcctggGATCCCGTTCCCGGGGTCCTGTCCCTGGAATCCCAACCCTGGACTCCTGTTCTGAGTCCAAACCCTGGGATCCCATTCCTGGGGTCCCAGTCCTGGAGTCCCATCCATAGGGACCCATCCCCAGGCTCCCAACCCTGGGATCCCATTCCTGAGATCCCAACCCTGGGATTCCATCCCTGAGGTGCCATTCTTGGGATCTCATTCTTGGGATCCCATTCCTGAGGTCCCATTCCTGGTGTCCAATTCCAGAGGTCACATCCATGGGGAGCCATCTCAAGGCTCCCAACCCTGGGATCTCATTCCTGAGGTTCTATCCTTGGGGTTCCATCCCTGTGATCCCAACCCTGGGCTCGTGTCGCAAGTCCCATTCCTGGGGTGCCATTCCTGGTATCCCATTCCTGGAGTCCCATCCATGGGGACCCATCCCCAGGCTCCCAAACCCGGGGTCCCATTCCTGGGCTCCTGTCCCGAGTCCCATCCCTGGGGTCCCATTCCTGGGGTGCCATCCATGGGGTCTCATTCCCAGGCTCCCATCCCTGGGATCCCATTCCTGGGGTGCCATTCCTGGGATCCCATCTCTGGGGTCCCATCCATGGGGACCCATCCCCAGACTCCCATCCCTGGGATCCCATTCCTGAGGTTCCATCCTTGGGTTTCCATCCCCGCAATCCCAACTCTGAGTTCCCGTCCCAAGTCCCATTCCCGGGGTGCCATTCCCGGGCTCCAGTCCCGATTCCCATCCCGGTGCTCTCATTCCCGGGGTTCCATCCCCGCGATCCCAACTCTGAGTTCCCGTCCCAAGTCCCATTCCCGGGGTGCCATTCCCGGGCTCCAGTCCCGATTCCCACCCCGGTGCTCTCATTCCCGGGGTTCTATCCCCGCGATCCCAACCCTGGGTTCGTGTCCCAAGTCCCATTCCTGGGGTGCCATTCCCGGGCTCCAGTCCCGATTCCCATCCCGGTGCTCTCATTCCCGGGGTTCCATCCCCGCGATCCCAACTCTGAGTTCCCGTCCCAAGTCCCATTCCCGGGGTGCCATTCCCGGGCTCCAGTCCCGATTCCCATCCCGGTGCTCTCATTCCCGGGGTGCTCCCCCCCGTCAGGCTCGGGCCCCGCAGGAATTCTCCCTTTCCCCGATCCCGGGCGGGCGGATCTCGCTTGGCCGTTTATTCTAATccgtctctctctctctctctcgtACCTCTCGCTCTCTCCTGGCTCTCGCCTCTCtctccccggccccgcccgcgcTCTCTTTCCGTCCGTGCCCTCCCGtccccccctttccccaccccaaaccccctccccaggtCAAGGTGTGGTTCCAGAACCGCCGCACGAAGCAGAAGAAGGACCAGAGCAGGGACTCTGAGAAACGCTCCTCCAGCACCTCCGAGTCCTTCGCCACCTGCAACATCCTgcggctgctggagcagggccgCCTCCTGTCCGTGCCGGCCCCCCCGAGCCTCCTGTCCCCCCCTTCCAACCCTGTCGCTGTCGCCAGCCCCGCGGCCAGCCTGGCGCCGCCTGTCCCCGCGTCCCCGCCGgggctgggcaccagcagccccccggccccgccgccttTCGGCCTGCACGTCCCGTCCCTCGccgcttcctcctcctcctcctcctcatcctcttcctcatcctcgtTGTCGTCGTCGCCGCGGCTGCCGGGGAGGCCGCTGTGTTTCGGGGGGCCGCTGCTGGGCGCCCTGCACGATCTGCCCGCTTCGTACCCGCCCGGAACCTCCGCGTTCGAGCCTTACACGCGGCTGGAGAGGAAGGACAGTTCTATACCCAGCAAGAAGCCGAGcccttaaaaggaaaaactaaaacaaaaaaacccaaaaaaccccaaaaaaacctaaaaaaaacaGTGTCAAAAAGTGTCACCTCCCCCCCGCCACACCAAGCCCAGATTGTCCCCTCCCCAAGTGGGAATTCCCGCTGGGAATGGGCGCCCCCGGGAAtggcagctccctcctggcGGGTGGAGGCGCGGATGTCGCCAGGATATGGCTGGTGACACTCCGAGGTGTCGCTGTCACCAAAGCCCCGCTCCAGGTATGGGCgagaggggacaggagcagcgGGAGGTGGcgctgggacaccctggggtgTCTTTTCCCGGGGGGACAAAAGGGACAGCGCGAGGTGACACCGGGCTCTGTCCCCGCGGTGTCCTCGGAGAAGcgccgtgcctcagtttccccgcgGTGACCGCAGGGTCCCGGCGCTGCTCCCGGGGAGGGGATCTGTCCTCCGGTGTCCTGAGTGATGTCCCAAATTGTCGCCGTGCTGGGACACCCGCGGAGCCCCAACACTGCCCTGTCCCTTTTTGGGGCTGTCCCTACAGGGGGGCTGTGGGTCCCTGTCCCGTCCCGCTgggtgacagctggggacagtggtgacagtgccacctgcCGCTCTggggcacccccagacccatccTGGGGTGGCACCGCAGTGACCCCGCGCTGACACTGTCACCCGCCACACCCCCCTTGTCACCTGTCACAGccagggtcccttcccaggtccCTGCGGGGCCCACTCGGGCTGAGGGTGGGGTTGGGGACCAGGGGGACTTGGCGTGaggtggcccttggggacagggacggcTGCTGGGGGAGTGTGAGTGTCACCTTGGTGAGACACCCTGGGGTGGCATCACGTTGTGCAGGTGTCCTGGGGTGTCACCACCGTGCCAGGACACCCTGGGGTGGCATCACTTTGTCATCCTGTGATGGCATTGCCTTGCCAGGACACCCTGGGGTGGCATCACCCGGTACCCCGTGGTGTCACCTCCATACCGGGACACCCTGGGGTGGCATCACCCGGTACCCCACGGTGTCACCTCCATACCGGGACACCCTGGGATGGCATCACCAGGTACCCCGTGGTGTCACCTCCATACCGGGACACCCTGGGGTGGCATCACCAGGTACCCCTCGGTGTCACCTCCATACCAGGACACCCTGGGGTGGCATCACCAGGTACCCCGTGGTGTCACCTCCATACCGGGACACCCTGGGGTGGCATCACCAGGTTCCCCACGGTGTCACCACTGTACCACGACACCCTGGGGTGGCATCACCAGGTTCCCCGTGGTGTCACCACGATACCAGGACACCCTGGGGTGGCATCACCAGGTCCCCCACGGTGTCACCACCGTGCCAGGACACCCCGCGGTGTCACcacccctcagtgccaccccccGACCCCGCAGGGACACGGCTGTGACAGGACCAGGGGGACACcccgagccccctccccacacccaggccctgccctgggggctccccccacacccccaaacccGCTGCTGTTGATTAATTCATCaatcaattaattaataatGATCATTAACACTGAGCATCGTCgtcccccccccacccccgggctgctgctcccccgGGGCCCcgaattcccaggattttgcagggaaatatttaaaataaaagattttatgAGAAACTTTGggtcctttttttaatttttccccgTTTTCAGGGAATTGTTATTTATTACTCCACTGACTTTGGAGCGTTTTAAGGGGACGGCTCGggcggggaaactgaggcagagacaGGTGACAAGTGACAATCCcgcctgtccccctgtcctttAATTCTGGCACAATTAGCCTGGAATTGCTCCAaagatatttgggatttttcctcccctcaTCCCCTAATTCTTTAATTTCTGTCCATCCCGCCTCTTCCCGATCCAGGTGGAGCCAGGACAGGGAAGCGGCCgcgtccccagccctggaattctgtccccaaccccacccGGGCCTCGCTtggattttgcttttcccttttcccagccccattccagcGGGGATTTAGGGATTTCCAGAAAATTCCCGGGCTCACCGGGAGGAATCGGGTGGAAAAGGGAACCCCAGACTCCTCAACCTCCGCGGCcggaggggatttggggacatttcggGCAAAACAAAGCCCGGGTTGGATTTGGGATCATCCTTGGGGttttcctgcctgctgtggTTCCGCGGGAATCCCGGCGCTGCTCCTTTTGCCCGtttgaccccaaaaatcccaaatcccatccataGCTCCTTTCTCCAAAGCGAAGCTGTCACGGGGGTcggggacagcttggggacacccccagtttgtcccagtccgTTCCAGGGGCTCCTCCAGTCTGGGATGtcaaattttaaggaaaaattggGTTTTTATATGGTTTCTAATGTTAATAAAAGTCACGTCCTGCCTccttctgcctcctcctcatccttcccTGTTCCGGGTCATTGTCCCCGTGGGTGACATCGCAGGGTGACATTCCTAAGGCCACCGTTGCCCGCTCTGCTGTGTCCTCAGAGCCCCCGAGGAGCCGTGCACCCCTTGTTCCCTATCCTTATTCCTTATCCCAATCCTTATCcctatttttcctattttcctatttttccttaTCCTTTATCCCTACCCCAATCTCCATCCCCTATTGCTATCCCTTAACCCTATTTTTATTCCTTATCCCTATTCTTATTCCTTATCCCTTATCCCTTATCCCTTATCCCTTATCCCTATCCCAACCCCTTATCCCAACCCCTCATCCCtaccctatccctatccctTATCTACATCTCTATCCTTTATTCCTGTCCCTTTCCCTATCCcattcccttatccctatccCTTATCCCTAACCCTGTCCcattcccttatccctatccctatccctatccctatctctatccctatccctatccttatccttatcccTATCCCTCTTCCCATTTCTATCCCTTATCCCCATCgctctccctctccttttccctctccctggccTTTATCCTTtatcccattccctgtctcatATCCCTTATCCCTGCTGATAATCGGGAATATCCCAATTCCTCTCTctatccctatccctgtccctttccctaTCCcattcccttatccctatccCTAGTCCCATCACTATCCCATTCCCCAACCCTATCCTGATCCCTATCCCTTATCCTTTATCCCTAACCCCTACCCTATCCCATTCCCTATCCCCATCCCTATCCCTTATCTACATCCCTATCTCTTatccctgtccctttccctaTCCCATTCCCTaatccctatccctatccctatcccttATCCCATCCCTATCCTGTTCCCTAACCCTATCCTGATCCCTATCCCttatccctatccctatcctTTTTCCCTAACCCCATCCCTATCCCTTATCCCTATCCCGATCCCTATCCCTTATCTACACCCCTATCCCTTATTCCTGTCCCTTtccctatcccattcccatcccttaTCCCTATCCCTTGTCTACatccctatccctatctctATCCCTACCCCATTCGCTTATCCCTATTGTTATTCCTTATCCCTATCCCTATTCCCATCTGTATCCCTTatccccctccctctcctccctctccctaTCCCTATCTCTTTCCCTATTTCATACCCATTATTCCTGTCCTTTATCCGTCTCCCTTTGCATCCTCTTATCCCTATTCACCtcctatccctgtccctgtccctgtccctgtccctgtccctatccctatccctatccctatccctatccctatccctatccctatccctgtccctatccctattcctatccctatccctgtccctatccctatccctatccctatccctatccctatccctgtccctgtccctatccctaTCGCtgtccctatccctatccctgtcctatccctatccctatccctatccctatccctatccctatccctgtccctgtccctgtccctgtccctatccctatccctatccctatccctatccctatccctatccctatccctatccctgtTCCTATCCGTGTCCCTATCTttatccctatccctatcctTATCCCTTATCTCTATTCCCTACCCCATCCCTTATCCCTATCCTCATTTCTTATCCCTGCCCCTTATCCCTATTCATCCCCTTGTTCTTTATCCCTCTCTCTATCCCTATTCCCATCCCTATCCTCTATCCCTATTCCGATCCCTATCCCTACCCTTATCTCTATCCCTTATCCCATTCCCCTTCCCGTTCCCAtccctatcccattcccattcccatcctgttcccattccctttctcattcccagtcccattcccattcccattcccagtcccatccccatccccatcccattcccattcccagtcccagtcccattcccatccccatcccgttcccattccccattcccattcccattcccagtcccagtcccattcccattcccatccgCATCCCcatcccgttcccattcccccattcccgttcccattccctttcccattcccattccctgcccccaTCCCGGCTCCCGCGATCCCGCCCCCGGCCGCTCCCTCCCGCTGTTTACAGCCAACACGGTGCCACCTGTGTCTCCGGTGTCACCTGTGCCGCCGGTGCCACCTCTGTCTccggtgtcacctgtgccaccgGTGTCACCTTTGCTGCCGGTGTCACCTTTGCCGCCGGTGtcgcgggcggggccgggccggggctaCAAAACCGGGGCGCTGCCGTGTCCTGCCCGGCGGGACCGGGACCGTGACGGcgacaaggacagggacagggccatgGCCGCCACCAAGGTGACAGCAGCGGCGACAGAGCTGGCGGCAGCCCGCGAGCACGGGCTGGCCGTGACCCGCGACTTCCACAGCAACCCCCGGCTGAGTGAGTGcgggacattgaggggacaccggggggacaccagggggacaccggggggacatcggaggggacaccgggggagGAGCCCCGGGGACGGGAGGGACATCGCTCTGTGCCCGAGCAG belongs to Zonotrichia leucophrys gambelii isolate GWCS_2022_RI chromosome 4, RI_Zleu_2.0, whole genome shotgun sequence and includes:
- the VAX2 gene encoding ventral anterior homeobox 2 isoform X1, producing the protein MFDPAAAPAGMSDGGAEPGGSPVLLAEPAATGRAREKLPTRAELESALRAGGGGGGGSGGTAGGFKDIPGTSAVSPGSSKQCAPDTESPSGTGEADYCRRILVRDAKGTIREIVLPKGLDLDRPKRTRTSFTAEQLYRLELEFQRCQYVVGRERTELARQLNLSETQVKVWFQNRRTKQKKDQSRDSEKRSSSTSESFATCNILRLLEQGRLLSVPAPPSLLSPPSNPVAVASPAASLAPPVPASPPGLGTSSPPAPPPFGLHVPSLAASSSSSSSSSSSSSLSSSPRLPGRPLCFGGPLLGALHDLPASYPPGTSAFEPYTRLERKDSSIPSKKPSP
- the VAX2 gene encoding ventral anterior homeobox 2 isoform X2, which translates into the protein MSDGGAEPGGSPVLLAEPAATGRAREKLPTRAELESALRAGGGGGGGSGGTAGGFKDIPGTSAVSPGSSKQCAPDTESPSGTGEADYCRRILVRDAKGTIREIVLPKGLDLDRPKRTRTSFTAEQLYRLELEFQRCQYVVGRERTELARQLNLSETQVKVWFQNRRTKQKKDQSRDSEKRSSSTSESFATCNILRLLEQGRLLSVPAPPSLLSPPSNPVAVASPAASLAPPVPASPPGLGTSSPPAPPPFGLHVPSLAASSSSSSSSSSSSSLSSSPRLPGRPLCFGGPLLGALHDLPASYPPGTSAFEPYTRLERKDSSIPSKKPSP
- the VAX2 gene encoding ventral anterior homeobox 2 isoform X3; translated protein: MFDPAAAPAGMSDGGAEPGGSPVLLAEPAATGRAREKLPTRAELESALRAGGGGGGGSGGTAGGFKDIPGTSAVSPGSSKQCAPDTESPSGTGEADYCRRILVRDAKGTIREIVLPKGLDLDRPKRTRTSFTAEQLYRLELEFQRCQSRCGSRTAARSRRRTRAGTLRNAPPAPPSPSPPATSCGCWSRAASCPCRPPRASCPPLPTLSLSPAPRPAWRRLSPRPRRGWAPAAPRPRRLSACTSRPSPLPPPPPPHPLPHPRCRRRRGCRGGRCVSGGRCWAPCTICPLRTRPEPPRSSLTRGWRGRTVLYPARSRALKRKN